One segment of Microbacterium arborescens DNA contains the following:
- a CDS encoding globin, translating into MSDQVSFYDEVGGHGTFVRLVDVFYREVAADDVLRPMYPEADLAPAAHRLTTFLEQYWGGPSTYGEERGHPRLRMRHRPFHVDPDARDRWLRHMRTALDELALPPLHEATLWDYLERAAYAMVNTFEPAGIASQRPDGRATIDLNPAPADDTSTPS; encoded by the coding sequence GTGAGCGACCAGGTCAGCTTCTACGACGAGGTCGGCGGACACGGCACGTTCGTGCGCCTCGTCGATGTCTTCTATCGGGAGGTGGCCGCCGACGACGTCTTGCGGCCGATGTACCCCGAGGCAGACCTTGCTCCCGCGGCCCACCGGCTGACGACTTTCCTCGAGCAGTACTGGGGCGGTCCGAGCACCTACGGCGAGGAGCGCGGTCACCCCCGGCTGCGTATGCGTCATCGCCCGTTCCACGTCGATCCCGACGCGCGAGACCGGTGGCTGCGCCACATGCGAACGGCGCTCGACGAGCTCGCGCTACCGCCGTTGCACGAGGCGACGCTCTGGGACTACCTCGAACGCGCAGCGTATGCGATGGTCAACACGTTCGAGCCTGCCGGGATCGCTTCGCAGCGCCCGGACGGCCGGGCGACGATCGATCTGAATCCCGCACCCGCCGACGACACGTCGACGCCCAGCTGA